The Liquorilactobacillus nagelii DSM 13675 DNA window AAAATTCAACCCGGTCGCCGGGGAATTTTTATGAATGCCGTTGTCAATGCTAATACGATATTTATTGGCATGCCCTTAAACAATGCGCTATTTGGTGATAAAGCGACCACTTATTTTTTAATTTATTATATAGTTAATACCGTTTCGACTTGGGCCTTCGGAGTTTTCTTGATTTCAAATGATGATCCAACGATTGATAAGAATACCCAAAAGAAACATGAAATTAATTGGAAAAAGATTTTGCCAATGCCATTAGTCGGGTTTATCGTCGCCATTTTTTGGATGCTCTTGAAACTACCAGTACCTAACTTTGCTGGCGAGACCTTAACTTATGTTGGTTCACTAGTCACGCCGCTTTCACTAATCTATATCGGTATTGTGTTGGCAGATGCTGGTTTAAATAACATGAGGCTCGATCGTGATTCCGTCTTAGCCTTACTGGGTCGGTTTGTCCTTTCACCTGTCATTTTAATTTTCTTGATTAAATTCGGTGCTGGTTTCGGTTTAAATCTTCCGGCCTTAATGCGACAAACCTTAGTTGTTCAATCGGCAACTCCCATGTTAGCTGTTTTACCAATTTTGGCTAATGAAGCTCATGGTGATGTCAAATATGCCACTAACATTGTCACTATCAGTACTGTTGCCTTTATCTTAGTCGTACCAATTTTAATGGGGATTTTACAATTTATTTAAAGTTGCGGAGGGTAACTGCGCCGACCTCTTATTCCTCCATACCAGGCGCATTAACAAAGAAGAAAGTCTGCGACAAAAGTCGCAGACTTTCTTCTTTGTTGTAACATTCAACTTATTTCAAAGCTTGTTTCAAAGCCACACCAGTTCGTGAATTTGGCTCATTCAAAGCCAATTCAGGAGGACCAGCATAGCAAAGCTTCCCACCATATTTACCAGCATCAGGTCCTAAATCAATTAAATAATCAGCTTGACTAATTACCCGCAAATTATGCTCAATCAAAACCAGCGTGTTGCCTTGATCAACCAACTGATTAAATAATTCAATTAATTTCTCAGTATCTTTTAAATGCAATCCGGTAGTTGGTTCATCTAAAAAATAAAACTCACCTCGATGATTTAATTCCAGCGCTAACCGAAGTCGCTGAATTTCTCCCCCTGAAAGAGTAGTCATCGATTGACTCAAAGATAGATAGCTTAACCCCACTTTTTGCAAGAGATGTAATTTTTGTTGAATTTCTGGTTGATCCGTAAAAAATTTGACTGCATCAGCAATCGGCAAGCTCAAAACCTGATGGATATTTTTGCCGTGATACAGGTAGTGTAAAACTTCTGGACTATAACGTTGACCATGACATAACTCACAGGTTTGAACAACTGGATCCATAAAAGCCATATTGGTGATGGTTACCCCCTTACCCTTGCAACGTGGGCAAGCTCCTTTACCATTGTAACTGAATAACTGCAGTGAGACTTGATTAGCTGTCGCAAATAATTTTCTGATTGGATCCATAATTTTTAAATAAGTCGCTGGCGTCGAACGGATGTTGACGCCTGTACTTGTTTGCTTAAGGTCAATATAATTGTCAGTAATCTGCTGTTTAATCGCATCAACTAAAGTACTTTTCCCGGAACCAGCTGGCCCGGAAACAACCGTCAGTACCCCCTGTGGCAGTTTAAGGTTAATTTTTTTCAAGTTATGCTGCTGCATTATTGGCAGTGACAGCCATTTAACAGCCGTCCGTGGTACTTTAAACTTTAATGGTTGGCGCAACATCTGTCCGGTTATTGTTTTTGAGGTTAACAACTGGCGATATGTGCCACTAAAAGTAATCTGACCTCCTTGGGCGCCTGCTTTTGGCCCCATTTCGACTACCCAATCAGCTAATGAAATAATGGCTGGATTGTGGTCAACCAAAATCACAGTATTCCCTTGATTTTTTAATCGCAGTAAAGCACGTTTGATCAACTGAATGTCGTGTGGATGCAAACCAACACTGGGTTCGTCTAGAACATAAACTAAATCTGAAAGTGAACTGGTTAAGTATTTTGCCAGTTTGATCCGTTGAGTTTCACCACCTGAAAGCGTATCAGTGCTGCGATCTAATGATAGATATCCCAAGCCGATTTCAATCAAAGCTTGGATTTTAGTTAAAAGTTCGCGAATAACATCTGTAGCAAGCGGAGCTTTAATCTTTTTCAAAAAAGCTACTGTTTGAAGTAAATCTAATTGCCCAACCTCAGCAATATTTAAACCATTTATTTTGCAAGTCAATGACCTTTCTTGCAATTTTAAGCCATGGCAAAGTGGACAAACTTGGCGCGAAACAACTTGACTAATTGCTGCTTGATGATGCTTACCTTCAGCACTATGGACAATTGAACGCATTATTCGCGGAACTAGGCCCTCATATAATTGCGTTTTTCCCCACCAAGCTGGTGGATCTTTCAATTTTTGCTGCGGTGCATGCAATAAAAGTTCCAACTCTTCTGCTGAAAAGTCTTTGATTTTTTTGTCTGGATCAAACAGACCGGTTTTAGCATACCGCTTCCAGCGCCAAGTTCCAGGGCCAAAACTAACAAAGGTGATGGCTCCTTCGTTTAATGATTTATCCAGATCAATAATCTTTTTTTCGTCTAATTGATCAACATACCCTAAGCCCTGGCATTTTGGGCACATGCCTTGTGGCAGGT harbors:
- a CDS encoding AEC family transporter, which codes for MRVFLTSVSSVTVIVLIMALGYVLRKKQWFSDDFGKNISSLITKIALPASIFMAVMKNLTRDKLLSLSTGLLFPALAVVIGYLIAWIAVKVLKIQPGRRGIFMNAVVNANTIFIGMPLNNALFGDKATTYFLIYYIVNTVSTWAFGVFLISNDDPTIDKNTQKKHEINWKKILPMPLVGFIVAIFWMLLKLPVPNFAGETLTYVGSLVTPLSLIYIGIVLADAGLNNMRLDRDSVLALLGRFVLSPVILIFLIKFGAGFGLNLPALMRQTLVVQSATPMLAVLPILANEAHGDVKYATNIVTISTVAFILVVPILMGILQFI
- a CDS encoding ATP-binding cassette domain-containing protein, with the protein product MNKIFEHGFIEIKHATENNLQQVSLKIPKYQLTVFTGLSGSGKSSLVFDTLAATSRRELNETFPSFTQQYLPKFGQPQVEKIEHLPVAIVVEQKPVGKNARSTLATYTGIYSLLRLLFSRVGQPWVGYSEHFSFNLPQGMCPKCQGLGYVDQLDEKKIIDLDKSLNEGAITFVSFGPGTWRWKRYAKTGLFDPDKKIKDFSAEELELLLHAPQQKLKDPPAWWGKTQLYEGLVPRIMRSIVHSAEGKHHQAAISQVVSRQVCPLCHGLKLQERSLTCKINGLNIAEVGQLDLLQTVAFLKKIKAPLATDVIRELLTKIQALIEIGLGYLSLDRSTDTLSGGETQRIKLAKYLTSSLSDLVYVLDEPSVGLHPHDIQLIKRALLRLKNQGNTVILVDHNPAIISLADWVVEMGPKAGAQGGQITFSGTYRQLLTSKTITGQMLRQPLKFKVPRTAVKWLSLPIMQQHNLKKINLKLPQGVLTVVSGPAGSGKSTLVDAIKQQITDNYIDLKQTSTGVNIRSTPATYLKIMDPIRKLFATANQVSLQLFSYNGKGACPRCKGKGVTITNMAFMDPVVQTCELCHGQRYSPEVLHYLYHGKNIHQVLSLPIADAVKFFTDQPEIQQKLHLLQKVGLSYLSLSQSMTTLSGGEIQRLRLALELNHRGEFYFLDEPTTGLHLKDTEKLIELFNQLVDQGNTLVLIEHNLRVISQADYLIDLGPDAGKYGGKLCYAGPPELALNEPNSRTGVALKQALK